Proteins encoded within one genomic window of Thermomicrobiales bacterium:
- a CDS encoding MFS transporter — protein sequence MSEAIAIELPIEEQSREPEPVAAPDARQFRTVTFGMVSLVVLLAYQSLAVTTAMPTVAEALDGLSLYAMAFAVPMATGVIGMVAAGIWCDRRGPAGALLAGVTLFIIGMLLVGTAPVMEMVVIGRAVHGLGSGLLLVSLYVVIGRAYPESLRPGVFVAISAAWVVPSIVGPTIAGLTVEHLDWRWVFLSMPILAIPAAILVRPALRMLDDTVPDPNWDKRGAIVKIGWSLLAAIGAAVLHYGGERRDIVGISLIAASIAGLALSSPRLLPDGTFRAERGLPTVFILRGLVGSAFIGAEIYLPLLLDRERGFSPAMAGSILTIGGVTWFAGSWLRGRLDTRIAPATFVRTGAVSLCIGIASVALLIWEQIPVLIGVFGWGFSGFGMGLIYSSLSLLTLQLSTQAEQGKNSSALQVSEALAVSVTLALTGTAFAAMESRNVDAGYLICFGIAWALALGAVLLSGRVRVSGAGVISTSDA from the coding sequence GTGTCCGAAGCGATCGCCATCGAGCTCCCGATCGAGGAGCAATCCAGGGAACCCGAACCCGTCGCCGCTCCCGATGCGCGCCAGTTCCGCACCGTGACCTTTGGCATGGTGTCGTTGGTCGTCTTGCTCGCCTACCAATCGCTGGCAGTCACCACCGCCATGCCGACAGTGGCCGAAGCGCTCGATGGTCTTTCGCTGTACGCGATGGCATTCGCGGTGCCGATGGCCACTGGCGTGATCGGTATGGTGGCCGCGGGCATCTGGTGCGACCGGCGCGGACCGGCAGGCGCGTTGCTGGCTGGGGTGACGCTCTTCATCATCGGCATGCTGCTGGTCGGCACCGCGCCGGTAATGGAAATGGTCGTCATCGGACGCGCGGTGCATGGGCTTGGATCAGGCCTGTTGCTCGTCTCGCTCTACGTGGTGATTGGGAGAGCCTATCCGGAGTCGCTGCGTCCGGGGGTGTTCGTCGCCATTTCGGCGGCCTGGGTGGTCCCATCCATCGTCGGACCGACGATCGCCGGGTTGACCGTGGAACACCTCGACTGGCGTTGGGTGTTTCTGAGCATGCCAATCCTGGCGATCCCGGCAGCTATTCTGGTGCGCCCTGCGTTGCGCATGCTCGATGACACCGTGCCAGACCCAAACTGGGACAAGCGGGGCGCCATCGTCAAGATCGGCTGGTCGTTGCTCGCCGCGATCGGCGCAGCAGTATTGCACTACGGTGGCGAGCGACGGGACATCGTTGGGATTTCCCTGATTGCCGCCTCGATAGCCGGACTCGCGTTGAGCAGTCCGCGTTTGCTGCCAGACGGCACCTTCCGTGCCGAACGGGGACTGCCCACCGTCTTCATCTTGCGCGGTCTGGTGGGTTCGGCGTTTATCGGCGCGGAGATCTATTTGCCTCTGCTGCTCGACCGGGAGCGCGGCTTTTCACCGGCGATGGCCGGATCGATCTTGACCATCGGGGGAGTGACCTGGTTCGCAGGATCGTGGTTGCGTGGGCGACTGGATACACGGATCGCGCCGGCAACCTTCGTGCGAACGGGCGCGGTTTCGCTCTGTATCGGGATCGCCAGCGTGGCGCTGCTGATCTGGGAACAGATTCCGGTGCTGATCGGCGTCTTCGGCTGGGGCTTTTCCGGGTTTGGGATGGGCCTGATCTACTCGTCACTATCGCTCTTGACGCTGCAGCTCTCGACACAAGCGGAACAGGGAAAGAACAGCTCGGCATTGCAGGTGTCCGAGGCGTTGGCAGTCTCGGTAACGCTCGCGTTGACCGGCACCGCCTTTGCCGCCATGGAGAGCCGAAACGTCGATGCCGGATATCTCATCTGCTTTGGCATCGCCTGGGCGCTCGCGCTCGGAGCAGTGCTCCTGAGTGGCCGGGTGCGGGTGAGCGGCGCGGGCGTGATTTCGACCAGCGACGCGTAA
- a CDS encoding sugar ABC transporter permease, translating into MADYSVGGVSKERERLGKLVIWIATLVALIPLALQIAHEVGWTDRGLSNWRPVAYAFVLWSVMLCVGLVLSRGQKGEQAVFLLPATLLTIAFVIFPTIYAFFIAFSDWNLSAVSDRSFNGLGNFRKLFHDSGYWNAMRNMAYYVAAVLAQYVIAFGLALLLNQDIRGRKFFRVVFLLPFMLSPVAVSFMIGKTIMNSQYGPYLLLLDALGIDRFPLFESAWSARLMIMIMDAWYSIPFMLVLLLAGLQAMPREVIEAARVDGSSSWQTFRDMTFPLMLPVSVTAVILRVIFELKLLDVVKVVTGGGPGNYTDTVTLFIYREGIERTNVGYATALSTFYLFAIILLLTLLLWLVNKWMAKFA; encoded by the coding sequence ATGGCTGACTATTCGGTCGGCGGTGTCTCGAAAGAGCGCGAACGACTGGGCAAGCTGGTGATCTGGATCGCGACGCTCGTCGCGCTCATTCCGCTTGCGCTGCAGATCGCTCATGAGGTTGGCTGGACGGATCGCGGTCTGTCCAATTGGCGGCCGGTCGCCTACGCGTTCGTCCTCTGGTCGGTCATGCTCTGTGTGGGGTTGGTTCTCAGCCGTGGCCAGAAGGGAGAACAGGCCGTTTTTCTCCTCCCGGCCACGTTACTCACGATCGCGTTCGTCATCTTCCCCACGATCTACGCGTTCTTTATTGCATTTAGTGACTGGAATCTGAGCGCGGTCAGTGATCGCAGTTTCAATGGGCTTGGCAACTTCCGCAAGCTCTTTCACGACAGCGGCTACTGGAACGCCATGCGCAACATGGCGTACTACGTTGCGGCGGTGCTCGCGCAGTATGTCATTGCCTTTGGACTGGCGCTCTTGCTGAATCAGGATATTCGCGGGCGGAAATTCTTTCGTGTCGTGTTTCTGCTGCCCTTCATGCTGAGCCCCGTCGCGGTGAGCTTCATGATCGGCAAGACGATCATGAACAGCCAGTATGGTCCCTATCTTCTCCTGCTCGACGCCCTCGGCATCGACCGATTTCCGCTGTTCGAAAGCGCCTGGAGCGCGCGCCTGATGATCATGATCATGGATGCCTGGTACAGCATCCCGTTCATGCTGGTGCTCCTGCTTGCGGGCCTGCAGGCGATGCCGCGTGAGGTGATCGAGGCGGCGCGCGTCGATGGCTCGTCGAGTTGGCAGACCTTTCGAGACATGACGTTTCCGCTCATGCTGCCGGTCAGCGTAACGGCGGTCATCCTTCGCGTGATCTTCGAGCTCAAATTGCTCGATGTGGTGAAGGTCGTGACCGGTGGCGGTCCGGGAAACTACACCGATACCGTGACCCTGTTCATCTATCGCGAGGGGATCGAGCGGACAAATGTCGGTTACGCCACGGCATTGTCCACCTTCTATCTCTTCGCAATCATTCTTCTGCTGACCTTGCTGCTCTGGCTGGTCAACAAGTGGATGGCGAAGTTCGCCTAA
- a CDS encoding ABC transporter permease produces the protein MDQDAGGLVEGTFTTGSDTLTDAGELSPLAASLTRPPRRASIWRVVSRQRLALTGIILVAFFALIALIGPYIAPHGKTEQFSGERLKPPSREFLLGTDEFGRDVFSRLLYGARISFEVGFIVVGIAATFGIIFGIIAGYRGGWTDSGISLISDIIFAFPAVLLAIAVITMLGNNLTNAILAISLVYIPPFVRIVRGSTLTVRNTAYVEAARSIGVSTPRMLTRHIFPNITAPLIVQASIAFALAILSEAALAFLGLGNKAPEPSWGSMVSGSYGYLQISAWPAIAPGVAIALTVLGFNLLGDGLRDALDPRLRNT, from the coding sequence ATGGATCAGGACGCAGGCGGTCTCGTCGAAGGGACATTCACGACCGGTTCGGACACGCTCACCGATGCTGGCGAGCTCTCTCCCCTGGCTGCGTCGCTTACCCGGCCGCCGCGACGCGCCAGCATCTGGCGCGTCGTCAGCCGGCAGCGGCTTGCGCTGACCGGCATCATCCTGGTGGCGTTCTTCGCTCTGATTGCGCTCATCGGACCGTATATCGCCCCGCATGGCAAGACCGAGCAGTTCAGCGGCGAGCGGCTCAAGCCGCCCAGCCGAGAGTTCCTGCTCGGCACCGATGAGTTTGGCCGCGATGTCTTCAGCCGATTGCTCTACGGCGCGCGCATCAGTTTCGAAGTCGGGTTCATCGTGGTCGGCATTGCCGCCACATTCGGCATCATCTTCGGCATCATTGCCGGCTATCGCGGTGGCTGGACCGACAGCGGCATTTCACTGATTTCGGACATCATTTTTGCGTTCCCGGCCGTGTTGCTTGCCATCGCGGTTATCACCATGCTCGGCAACAATCTCACCAACGCGATTCTGGCGATCTCGTTGGTCTACATTCCGCCGTTCGTGCGCATCGTGCGCGGCTCGACCCTGACCGTGCGCAACACCGCTTATGTGGAAGCTGCCAGATCGATCGGTGTGTCCACGCCGCGCATGTTGACGCGGCACATCTTCCCGAATATCACCGCGCCGCTGATCGTCCAGGCATCGATCGCCTTTGCGCTGGCGATTCTTTCCGAAGCCGCGCTTGCCTTCCTCGGGCTCGGCAACAAGGCGCCCGAACCGTCGTGGGGTTCGATGGTCAGCGGTTCCTACGGCTATCTGCAAATCTCCGCCTGGCCCGCGATTGCGCCCGGAGTAGCCATTGCCTTGACCGTGCTCGGGTTCAACCTGCTCGGCGATGGTTTGCGCGACGCGCTGGATCCACGCCTGCGGAACACCTGA
- a CDS encoding MFS transporter, producing the protein MQLERSPRPSAWRGFIAVCVGMFMLLLDGTVLNVAQRSIRDDFDTDLTAVQWVIDIYLIAFTVPLLLFGWAGDRFGQRRVFAFGTALFVSSSALCALAGWMGGPFLLIAARVLQGIGGAAMLSQVLALVVVLFAPERRAAAFGIASALGGLAAFTGPLVGGVLVELAGWESVFLINLPVGIGVLWGLRRYLPSVPRSARHVPVDLPGILFSGIALSASAFALIESGHRSWMSGSVIGAVGIAAIAAIALIQWERRTANPMVPLSVFRDRHFVGGMMGMIVFNLGYGGIMLPLSVYLQDGLGESASEAGRALVPLALGLTLSAPLAGRWSERIGPPRMMAVGFLLTGSMLLVTGVTIGRGIAVTAGLLGIVGIGVGMTISQANTIPMRSVPAELSSRASGVLNLARMAAMTLSIAIVPTIFHGVANRASGQTQSEALAKGATVALTIAGMTMLLGAVLSLCLLVRPASAGVRVILKSRKPAMSSQ; encoded by the coding sequence ATGCAACTGGAGCGCTCACCGCGCCCTTCCGCGTGGCGCGGATTCATTGCCGTTTGTGTCGGCATGTTCATGCTCTTGCTCGATGGCACTGTGCTGAATGTGGCGCAACGGTCGATTCGTGATGATTTCGATACGGACCTGACAGCCGTTCAATGGGTGATCGATATCTATCTCATCGCCTTTACCGTGCCGCTGCTGCTGTTCGGGTGGGCTGGCGACCGATTCGGTCAGCGACGAGTCTTTGCCTTTGGCACCGCGCTCTTCGTCTCCTCGTCGGCGCTCTGCGCGCTTGCGGGGTGGATGGGTGGTCCGTTCCTGTTGATCGCTGCGCGTGTGCTGCAGGGCATCGGAGGTGCGGCGATGCTCTCCCAGGTGCTGGCACTCGTGGTGGTGTTGTTCGCTCCGGAGCGGCGAGCCGCTGCATTTGGCATTGCAAGCGCGCTCGGAGGGCTTGCGGCGTTCACCGGTCCGCTTGTAGGTGGCGTTCTGGTCGAGCTGGCCGGCTGGGAAAGCGTCTTCCTCATCAACCTGCCAGTTGGCATCGGGGTGCTGTGGGGACTGAGGCGATACCTGCCGTCCGTGCCGAGATCGGCGCGCCATGTGCCGGTCGATCTGCCAGGCATCCTCTTTTCTGGCATTGCGCTGAGCGCCAGCGCGTTCGCCCTTATCGAGAGCGGGCACCGATCGTGGATGAGCGGTTCTGTAATAGGCGCCGTTGGCATTGCCGCTATCGCCGCAATCGCCCTGATCCAGTGGGAACGGCGCACGGCGAATCCGATGGTGCCCCTTTCGGTGTTTCGTGACCGGCACTTTGTCGGTGGCATGATGGGCATGATCGTGTTCAATCTCGGCTATGGCGGAATCATGCTGCCGCTCTCGGTCTATCTGCAGGATGGACTGGGAGAAAGTGCGTCCGAGGCGGGGCGGGCACTGGTTCCGCTGGCACTGGGGCTGACACTTTCCGCTCCCCTGGCTGGCCGATGGTCGGAACGCATCGGTCCCCCCCGGATGATGGCTGTTGGATTCCTGTTGACCGGATCGATGCTGTTGGTCACGGGCGTCACGATCGGTCGAGGAATCGCAGTCACGGCAGGACTCCTGGGAATAGTCGGCATCGGCGTTGGCATGACCATTTCGCAGGCGAACACGATTCCTATGCGATCGGTTCCAGCCGAGCTCTCGAGCCGTGCCTCGGGCGTGCTCAACCTGGCGCGCATGGCGGCAATGACGCTGAGCATCGCGATCGTGCCGACCATTTTTCATGGCGTAGCGAATCGGGCCTCTGGTCAAACGCAATCCGAGGCGCTTGCGAAAGGGGCGACCGTCGCGCTCACAATCGCCGGCATGACAATGCTGCTGGGCGCAGTTCTGTCGCTCTGCTTGCTGGTGCGGCCAGCAAGCGCAGGAGTACGGGTCATCTTGAAATCACGCAAGCCGGCAATGTCATCCCAATAG
- a CDS encoding carbohydrate ABC transporter permease: protein MATQVPHEIIEPRRARPSIGRPVGRFLTYAILILWAFICLFPLYWTATTAFKEAKDIYAFKLIPWVQFEPSWKGYQSLGLSPDTIHIASTTRDQLIKHYQNSVVISLSAALLTTVAGSLAAYGLSRFSYKFGPWRNKDISFWFLSQLILPPIALVMPLLVLYRKESLALLDTRAGLILVYIIMTLPIVVWIMRDQFNSIPNELEQAALVDGAGIWQTFLQIVVPIATPGFVASFILALVLCWNEYFFAVTFAGARAPTLPILLAGQTGSQGTRWWSIGALATITILPLVIIGIFLERYIVKGLTAGAVK from the coding sequence ATGGCAACACAGGTCCCACACGAGATCATCGAGCCGAGACGGGCGAGACCATCGATTGGCCGGCCAGTCGGTCGGTTCCTGACGTATGCCATCCTGATTCTCTGGGCGTTCATCTGCCTGTTCCCCCTCTACTGGACGGCTACCACCGCGTTCAAAGAAGCAAAGGACATCTACGCCTTCAAGCTGATTCCCTGGGTCCAGTTCGAGCCGAGCTGGAAAGGCTATCAATCGCTCGGGCTCTCTCCCGACACGATTCACATTGCATCCACGACCAGGGACCAACTGATCAAGCACTATCAGAATTCAGTGGTCATCTCTCTCAGCGCGGCGTTGCTCACCACCGTGGCGGGTTCACTCGCGGCCTACGGGCTTTCGCGCTTCAGCTACAAGTTCGGGCCATGGCGCAACAAGGACATCTCCTTCTGGTTTCTCTCACAGCTGATTCTTCCGCCAATCGCGCTGGTCATGCCGCTGCTGGTGCTTTATCGAAAGGAATCGCTGGCGCTGCTCGACACACGGGCCGGGCTGATCCTGGTGTACATCATCATGACGCTGCCGATTGTGGTGTGGATCATGCGCGACCAGTTCAATTCCATTCCGAATGAACTGGAGCAGGCTGCCCTGGTGGACGGCGCCGGAATCTGGCAGACATTTCTTCAGATCGTCGTGCCAATTGCGACACCGGGCTTTGTGGCCTCGTTCATCCTGGCGCTGGTGCTCTGCTGGAACGAGTATTTCTTTGCGGTGACGTTCGCTGGCGCGAGAGCCCCGACATTGCCGATCTTGCTGGCGGGACAGACCGGTTCGCAGGGCACCCGTTGGTGGTCGATCGGAGCGCTGGCCACCATCACGATTCTGCCGTTGGTGATCATCGGCATCTTCCTCGAGCGCTATATCGTCAAGGGGCTCACAGCCGGGGCGGTCAAGTAG
- a CDS encoding GNAT family N-acetyltransferase — translation MITRDVRYDDAPILQQHMRDTPQGTDGIEFSFVNEPDFFARAHAYESSRTLVAEEAGQLAGSASFAVRELLVAGQLRRVAYEFQYFTAPMFRRAGVARKLRARIDEELLAASADLSSAIILRENEASIGLFSQFGFRQRASLVVNFMIVEHTDMRLDNGVSPARRGELDEIAELINETWAGHDFYAAMTAASLRQALERIPTVGLDRLFVKREQGRIVACAAIWDWTYVQKVLVHHIAPEAASVFPTLRPNTVVQQWGVTMVGYRSSRALRSLLLHISNLACHCRIDHVALPFETDSELAEATSKIASAQIQGDLYLRPLTDLPAHGQRPIYLDIIDF, via the coding sequence GTGATTACGCGAGATGTCCGCTACGACGACGCCCCCATTCTGCAGCAGCACATGCGGGACACCCCGCAGGGAACCGATGGCATCGAGTTCTCGTTCGTCAACGAGCCAGATTTCTTCGCCCGCGCTCATGCCTATGAATCCTCGCGCACGCTGGTGGCCGAAGAAGCCGGACAACTCGCCGGTTCTGCCTCGTTTGCCGTGCGCGAATTGCTCGTTGCCGGTCAGTTGCGCCGAGTGGCGTACGAATTCCAGTACTTCACTGCGCCAATGTTCCGTCGAGCCGGTGTTGCTCGGAAGCTGCGCGCCCGAATCGATGAAGAGTTGCTGGCTGCGAGCGCCGACCTCTCCTCGGCAATCATCCTGCGTGAAAACGAAGCCTCGATCGGACTCTTCTCACAGTTCGGTTTTCGGCAGCGAGCGTCGCTCGTCGTGAACTTCATGATCGTCGAACACACGGATATGCGCCTCGACAACGGCGTCTCGCCTGCGCGGCGCGGGGAGCTCGACGAGATTGCCGAGCTCATCAACGAAACCTGGGCAGGTCACGACTTCTACGCCGCGATGACTGCTGCATCGCTCCGGCAGGCGCTCGAACGAATTCCAACGGTCGGGCTCGACCGCTTGTTCGTCAAGCGCGAGCAAGGTCGTATCGTGGCGTGCGCCGCGATTTGGGACTGGACCTATGTCCAGAAAGTGCTGGTGCATCACATCGCGCCAGAAGCGGCGTCGGTCTTCCCCACGCTTCGGCCGAACACGGTCGTCCAACAGTGGGGAGTAACGATGGTGGGCTACCGCTCCAGTAGGGCGCTGCGGAGCCTGTTGCTGCACATCTCGAATTTGGCCTGTCACTGCCGCATCGATCACGTCGCGCTTCCATTCGAGACCGATTCAGAACTCGCTGAAGCCACCAGCAAGATCGCGTCCGCGCAGATACAGGGCGATCTCTATCTTCGCCCGTTGACCGATCTTCCCGCACACGGACAGCGACCGATCTATCTCGACATCATCGACTTCTAG
- a CDS encoding amidohydrolase family protein has translation MTLLRNLRAPDGVFIDLLVEDGVIVAVGLVGTLDSSGEVIDCGGRLVFPGFVDAHAHIDKTLLGLGWYPNDVGSTIEEMISNERRLRMDRGIDSHAQSAAVAKRMIAAGTTHVRTFVDIDTEIGLSGLEGVLQTRDELKHAITIQICAFPQSGLLIRPGTLELIEEGLRMGAEVVGGLDPSAIDRDPKGQLDAIFALAEKYDRDIDIHLHEPGELGAFDVEEIAERTRRLGFQGRVVISHAFCLGTVDEDRFRGLVDLLVENDIAIMSHGPSGPRVPPPVKKLREAGVRMCTGNDGIRDAWGPLNMPDMLLRTFLVAYRNNFRRDADIQLALDIATYGGANVIGVENYGLEVGSNADLVIVEGENHLEPIFERPARWLVLKGGRVVAREGAYVA, from the coding sequence ATGACGCTGCTTCGGAATCTGCGCGCGCCGGACGGGGTCTTCATCGATCTGCTGGTCGAAGATGGGGTCATCGTTGCAGTCGGGCTGGTCGGCACGCTCGATAGCTCGGGCGAGGTGATCGATTGCGGCGGGCGTCTGGTCTTTCCCGGGTTCGTCGACGCGCACGCGCATATCGACAAGACGCTGCTCGGGCTCGGCTGGTATCCGAACGATGTCGGGTCGACCATCGAGGAGATGATCTCCAACGAGCGGCGACTGCGCATGGACCGCGGTATCGATTCCCACGCGCAATCGGCCGCAGTCGCCAAACGGATGATCGCCGCCGGGACTACGCATGTGCGCACCTTTGTCGATATCGATACCGAGATCGGGCTTTCCGGACTCGAAGGAGTGCTGCAGACGCGAGACGAGCTGAAGCATGCCATCACGATTCAGATCTGCGCCTTTCCCCAGAGCGGTCTGCTCATTCGGCCCGGAACGTTGGAGCTCATCGAAGAAGGATTGCGGATGGGAGCGGAGGTGGTCGGAGGACTCGACCCGTCGGCCATCGACCGCGATCCCAAGGGACAGCTGGACGCGATTTTCGCGCTGGCGGAGAAATACGACCGCGACATCGATATCCACCTGCACGAACCGGGCGAGCTGGGCGCGTTCGACGTGGAAGAGATCGCCGAACGGACCAGACGGCTCGGGTTCCAGGGACGGGTGGTCATCAGCCATGCGTTCTGTCTCGGCACGGTCGACGAAGATCGGTTCCGCGGACTGGTGGACCTTCTGGTGGAAAACGATATCGCCATCATGAGCCACGGGCCGAGCGGTCCGCGGGTCCCCCCGCCAGTGAAGAAGCTGCGTGAGGCCGGCGTGCGCATGTGCACCGGCAACGACGGAATTCGCGACGCCTGGGGACCGCTCAATATGCCGGACATGCTGCTACGCACCTTCCTGGTCGCCTATCGCAACAACTTCCGGCGGGACGCGGACATCCAGTTGGCGCTCGATATCGCCACCTATGGCGGAGCCAATGTGATCGGTGTAGAGAACTACGGTTTGGAGGTCGGGAGCAACGCCGACCTGGTGATCGTCGAGGGCGAGAACCACCTGGAGCCGATCTTCGAACGACCAGCGCGATGGCTGGTGCTCAAGGGTGGTCGTGTGGTAGCCCGGGAAGGCGCGTACGTGGCGTAG
- the soxR gene encoding redox-sensitive transcriptional activator SoxR — MSQPLDHRTAITSELTVGQLAERSGVAVSALHFYERQGLIASRRTYGNQRRYRRDTLRRVAFIRVAQRVGMSLAEIKAALDGLPEGRPPGRADWQRLSNSWRAELDHRIAQMEKLRDELTGCIGCGCLSLDTCVLFNPDDTLSGEGPGPRRLLVDTDESA; from the coding sequence ATGAGCCAACCGCTCGATCATCGAACCGCGATAACGTCCGAACTGACCGTGGGCCAGCTTGCCGAACGGAGCGGCGTGGCGGTGTCCGCGCTTCACTTCTATGAACGACAGGGACTCATCGCCAGTCGCCGCACGTACGGCAACCAACGACGCTACCGGCGCGACACCCTTCGCCGGGTCGCATTCATCCGCGTGGCGCAACGGGTGGGGATGTCGCTCGCCGAGATCAAGGCTGCCCTGGACGGACTTCCCGAGGGCCGGCCACCGGGGAGAGCCGATTGGCAGCGCCTTTCGAACAGTTGGCGCGCCGAGCTCGATCACCGAATCGCGCAGATGGAGAAACTGCGCGACGAGTTGACCGGCTGCATCGGTTGCGGCTGCTTGTCGCTCGATACCTGCGTGCTTTTCAACCCCGACGACACGCTCTCCGGGGAAGGTCCCGGTCCGCGGCGACTACTTGTGGACACCGACGAGTCCGCGTAG
- a CDS encoding mechanosensitive ion channel family protein has protein sequence MSASAETILRALIAAVTVIAAAYLGFALLQWLAGRYSDRYPALTSMADRARRPFRFLVGLIAAQVVSARIAHLDGTWVDTFDHGLKIGTIVSLVWLAITAVNVVEEQILKNDEKRERDPIDRRRIRTQITLLRRLIVASIIGIGVVAVLLTFPAVASLGTTLVASAGLISIVAGLAAQTSLTNVFAGIQLALSDTVRVGDVVVVGTQSGTITQLTLTHVEMRLWDGRVLILPSVLFISQPFENWTRNRNQIGGSVFMDVDWDTPVDEIRQEVTRILEGTDLWDGRRNFVLISNMTGATMQLQIGVSAANPENLFALQSLVREKVTEFLIQQHPDSIVRNRTQALQQPALTPAHGPVESKLDDMEPGGDTDRMHR, from the coding sequence ATGAGCGCATCGGCCGAAACCATTCTCCGGGCGCTGATCGCGGCGGTCACTGTCATTGCGGCGGCGTACCTGGGGTTCGCGCTGCTCCAGTGGCTGGCCGGCCGGTACAGTGACCGCTACCCAGCCCTGACCTCGATGGCCGACCGGGCTCGGCGGCCGTTTCGATTCCTGGTCGGTCTCATTGCCGCGCAAGTCGTTTCCGCCCGTATCGCGCATCTGGACGGGACCTGGGTCGACACCTTCGACCATGGACTGAAGATCGGCACGATCGTGTCCCTGGTCTGGCTCGCCATCACGGCGGTGAACGTCGTCGAAGAGCAGATTCTCAAGAACGACGAGAAACGCGAGCGCGACCCGATCGACCGGCGTCGCATCAGGACCCAGATCACGCTACTTCGGCGGCTGATCGTTGCTTCGATTATCGGGATCGGAGTGGTCGCGGTGCTGTTGACCTTTCCAGCGGTGGCGTCGCTCGGCACCACGCTGGTTGCGTCGGCTGGGCTCATCTCCATCGTTGCCGGTCTTGCCGCGCAAACTTCGCTCACCAACGTCTTCGCAGGAATTCAGCTGGCGCTCAGCGACACCGTCCGCGTCGGCGATGTAGTGGTTGTGGGAACGCAGTCGGGGACGATTACCCAGCTCACGCTCACGCATGTCGAAATGCGGCTCTGGGATGGCCGCGTGTTGATCCTGCCCTCGGTCCTCTTCATCAGCCAGCCGTTCGAGAACTGGACCCGCAATCGCAATCAGATCGGCGGCTCAGTCTTCATGGATGTCGATTGGGATACCCCGGTCGACGAAATCCGGCAAGAGGTGACGCGGATTCTCGAAGGAACCGATCTGTGGGACGGCCGGCGCAATTTCGTGCTGATCTCCAACATGACCGGCGCGACGATGCAACTCCAGATCGGCGTGAGCGCCGCGAACCCGGAGAATCTCTTCGCGCTTCAGTCGCTGGTGCGCGAAAAGGTGACGGAGTTCCTGATTCAGCAACATCCCGACAGTATCGTGCGCAATCGCACCCAGGCACTCCAGCAACCAGCGCTTACCCCTGCGCACGGTCCGGTGGAATCCAAACTGGACGACATGGAGCCGGGTGGCGACACCGACCGCATGCATCGATAG
- a CDS encoding ABC transporter permease encodes MGAFIIRRLLLLIPLLLGVSIIVFAMIHAIPGDPTQILIGTDQQISDEQREIIRQQYGIDQPLPVQYGKWIGRVLQGDLGTSIRTRRALTYELRLRLPVTIELTLLAGILGTIPAVAVGVLAAVRRNSRLDYGATVATLIGISVPNFLLATLLVLLFSVKLKWLPPIGFIPFREDPIQNLKVMIMPAISLALPLAAILMRNTRSAVLEALTSDHVRVARAKGLSQRTVLSRHVLRNASIPIITVAGIQIATLLGGTVIIERIFSLPGIGSYIVDGINNRDYAVVTSVTLVMATIFVLVSLFVDILYAVMDPRLRRGS; translated from the coding sequence ATGGGCGCTTTCATCATCCGACGACTTCTGTTGCTCATACCGCTCCTCCTGGGTGTCTCGATCATCGTCTTTGCGATGATCCATGCTATTCCCGGTGATCCGACCCAGATCCTGATCGGCACCGATCAACAGATTTCCGACGAGCAACGCGAGATCATCCGCCAGCAGTATGGAATCGACCAGCCGCTGCCGGTGCAATACGGCAAATGGATCGGCCGCGTCCTGCAAGGCGATCTCGGCACCTCGATCCGCACCCGCCGCGCGCTGACCTATGAGCTCCGTTTGCGGCTGCCCGTCACCATCGAGCTCACGTTGTTGGCCGGTATCCTCGGCACCATTCCGGCGGTCGCGGTGGGGGTTCTTGCGGCGGTCCGTCGCAACTCCCGGCTCGACTACGGCGCCACGGTCGCGACGCTGATCGGCATTTCCGTCCCGAACTTCCTGCTCGCGACGTTATTGGTGCTCCTCTTCTCAGTGAAATTGAAATGGTTACCGCCAATCGGGTTCATTCCCTTCCGTGAAGACCCCATTCAAAATCTGAAAGTCATGATCATGCCTGCCATCAGCCTGGCGTTGCCGCTGGCGGCGATTCTGATGCGCAACACGCGCTCCGCCGTGCTCGAAGCGCTCACCTCCGATCATGTGCGTGTGGCGCGCGCGAAGGGGCTTTCGCAGCGCACCGTTCTCAGCCGCCATGTGCTGCGCAACGCATCGATCCCCATCATCACCGTGGCCGGCATTCAGATCGCAACCCTGCTGGGTGGAACGGTCATCATCGAGCGCATCTTCTCGCTACCCGGCATTGGCAGCTACATCGTCGATGGCATCAACAACCGTGACTACGCGGTGGTTACGAGTGTGACCTTGGTGATGGCGACAATCTTTGTGCTCGTCAGTTTGTTCGTGGACATCCTCTATGCGGTGATGGATCCACGTCTGCGCAGGGGGTCATGA